The following proteins are co-located in the Triticum aestivum cultivar Chinese Spring chromosome 1A, IWGSC CS RefSeq v2.1, whole genome shotgun sequence genome:
- the LOC123041803 gene encoding uncharacterized protein, with protein MSTMPSGTSSSPDSARIQPVFDLQSPSFDASIHSVLLLLSPQRPFLRLSVYLPWKDHKLFIKLKDSPSMVCDWTGSQQVDGWSSNTIVIAEDLITVELSGGQLPAAASRGQGAVHPCFLESNGCK; from the exons ATGTCAACTATGCCCTCAGGAACGAGCTCCTCGCCCGACAGCGCCCGGATCCAGCCCGTCTTCGATCTCCAATCACCGTCGTTCGACGCATCGATCCACTCCgtcctgctgctcctaagccctcaacggcctttcttgcgcctctcg GTTTACCTTCCATGGAAAGATCACAAATTGTTTATAAAGCTCAAGGATTCTCCTTCCATGGTGTGTGACTG GACAGGCAGCCAGCAGGTTGACGGCTGGAGCAGCAATACCATCGTAATAGCTGAGGACCTCATAACGGTAGAACTTAGTGGCGGACAGTTACCAGCAGCAGCATCCCGCGGGCAgggtgcagtgcatccatgtttccTGGAATCAAACGGATGCAAGTAA